One genomic region from Zalophus californianus isolate mZalCal1 chromosome 2, mZalCal1.pri.v2, whole genome shotgun sequence encodes:
- the LOC113925721 gene encoding ribosomal biogenesis factor-like codes for MAKNKLRGQKSRNVFHIASQKNFKSKNKVKPVTTNLKKINIVNDEKVNRVNKAFVDIQKELARFSKGLSLEPLQKQLIPQQCHENEPVNVDEATRLMAQL; via the coding sequence ATGGCCAAGAACAAACTAAGAGGGCAGAAGTCCAGGAATGTATTTCATATAGCCAGCCAAAAAAACTTTAAGtctaaaaacaaagtaaaaccagTTACCACTAATCTTAAGAAGATAAACATTGTGAATGATGAAAAAGTTAACAGAGTGAATAAAGCTTTTGTAGATATACAAAAGGAACTTGCCCGTTTCTCAAAAGGCCTTTCCCTTGAACCTTTGCAGAAACAGCTGATTCCTCAGCAGTGTCATGAAAACGAACCAGTTAATGTTGATGAAGCGACAAGATTAATGGCTCAGTTGTAA